The genome window AAAATGGCGCTATCATCAAACAAAGAAAAGAAGCCAAAGGTTTCCCTATAACTCGCATAGAAACCTTATCTCATGGCAAATTTAATCGTGACAAGTTAGGCCATGCTGACATTTTCGACACAACACCTTACAAACGATATATCTTAGAAGACAAGGACTTGATTATGTCACACATCAATAGCCGTGCCTTTCTTGGAAGAACCGTGCTTTATAGAAAGAAAGGAAATGAACAAATTATTCATGGAATGAATGTCTTGAGGATTAAGACGAATGAACAATTTTTAGATCCTGTTTTTGCATCTTATTTATTCAAAACATCACATTTCAAAAAAGCAATTGATAGCATTCGTAAAGATGCCATCAACCAGTCTAGTATAAACATATTTGACATATGCAACATACAAATAAGCCTTCCTTCAATTACAGAGCAGAGAAAAATTTCTCATGCCCTGCAACTGATTGATAAAAAAATTGAAACTAATCATCTGATAAATGATAATTTACCGTTGCCTGACCATTCATTAAGAGAGGCAAGAGTTCGTCGCGCTGCTTAGTAAGTTTTAATATCTCTTGTTGGTTAGAATATATTAAATCTTGTAATTCATTAACTATATGACAAAACTGATTGATATGTTTTTCCGACATAGGAAAGTACAAATGTTTTAATGCCTCATGTGTTATCAGAGGTTGGGATGACCCTCCTTTATTTTTTGACAAGTTGTATAATTTCAATGAATAAAATAAGAAAGGTTGCCAATCATCATTTTTAGAACATATAGATATCGCATTGTCACTCACCCAACAAGGAACTTTACTATAATGTATGCTTCCACAATTTGCACCAACACGACCAATTATTATGCAAGCTGGATAATTGCTTATCTCTACCATTTTAACTATACCATTACCACCATATGCAGGAACCAATCCTTCATTTTGTGGCATTGTTTGCCCATTACCTATGGTAAACAAATCAGTATAGTTTGATGCCATCCACTCTTTCGGTATCTCACGTTTCAACTTATCATTCCACACCATAGCTCCACCACTCGATTTATACGGCTTGCCCTCCTCATTAGGAAAGTCAAACTGCACGAACCAGTAGTCGTAGAGCTGCTTTGCCATCGCCTCTAAATTATCATTTATCTGACAATTGAGTTTAATTTTGGCATCAAGTTTTTGAAGAACAGAAGCTATACGCTTTTGTTCTTCGATTTTTGGCAACATAACTTTTATGCCATAGTAACTATCAAAAGTCATGCTTGGGACACCAGTACCAGAATCCAAGCGGCTCAAATCCAATAGTTTCAAGTATCGATACAAGAAATATGGATTAGCTAGTTCTTCATTCACAACGGTATAATATAATGTATCAACTGTCCAAAAAGGAACATCGCAATACTGAATATTATCCAAAGACCCTTTACGAGGTAACAATATACTTGGTTTATCATAAAGATACTCGTTTACAAAGCGCATAACTCCCCCACTACCAAATACAGGATATTCCCCATCTGGCAGTTCCTTATGATCTTTACCATTCTTTATCTCTAATAATTGAGACAACTTATATTCTTTCATATTCTGCTACAATTTAGATTACAAAGATAATCAAAATCAAGCAGGATATCGATTTTCTAAACCTTAATTAAGATATTTTCGATGTGCCATCTTCACATTTGCCTGATTTACCATTGCATAATGCAAGGTCGTGTCTATTTTTACATGTCCAAGTAACTTTTGTACTTGCTCTATTGGCATACCCTTATCTATGGCCATGGTGGCCAATGTTCTTCTAAACTTGTGGGGATGAACCTTGCTAAGAGAAGCTCGCTTTCCTAAATTGCGCAAGCGAACTTCTACGCCACTGATCGTAAGACGAGTATGCGGCTTGGCAAGACTTACAAACAAAGCAGGATTGTCATCAGTTCGCTCATCTAAGTATTTCTTTAGGTGAATCTTAGTTCGAGCATTGAAATAAACTTCTCGCTCTTTGTTTCCTTTACCAAACACAACACATTGACGTTCGTGAAAATCAATATCCTCACGATTCATCTTTACCAACTCACCAACACGCATACCTGTACTGGCAAGCAAATCTATCATAGCGATGTCACGCAATTCTTGGCAACTATCACGTAGTATTTCCATACTTTCATCTGAAAGCACCTCCTTTACCAAAGTATCAGTACGAACCTTATGTATTCTTCGCACAGGACTTTTCACGATATAGTCCTCATCCTCCAACCATGAGAAGAAGCTGGAAAATATGCGTCGCAAATTATCGATCGTCACCTTGCTAAGGTGATGATTTTCTTGTTGTTCAGCAAGATAGCATCGAATATCATTAGTCGTTATTTCCTGCACTTTTTTGCTTACTGCCGCCATCAACTTCTCTATAGAAGACTTATAATAGTGAATCGTCTTGTCAGAGCATCCCTCTATTTTCTTTGCAGAAATGAACACATCAAGCAACTCCGCATTCTCCTTTTCACGGTTTTCACCATCAGACAACTTCAGGCAAACATCAAAATTCTCCAAAGCCACTTCCATTGTGTCATGCAATAGCTTCAAGTGCTCCTCAGACAATACACTACGCATACCATCTAATACATTTTTTATCAATTCTTTCTTCATAATTTTATTTCTTGTTTCTACATATAATATAAGGTAATAGACGGATTATTGCAATAAATGATAATTTACCGTTGCCTGACCATTCATCAGGAGAGGCAAGAGTTCGTCTCGCTGCTTAGTTAGAGCTGCAATTTCTTTTGTAAGAGCAAGCTGTTTGTCTGCTATTCCATTTTGTAATTCTATCCATTGCACATAGATGTTTTTTGCACCAATAGTAAGAATTGGAAACTTGCAGAGATCATCCCTTGAAACTTCTTTGAAAGTCGTACCTGTTCCTAATTGTTCTATTTGTTTGATATGGTGGTTTATGTAGTAGTATAAATATATAGAATCACTTATACTCTTAGGAATAAAGCTCTTGAAACCTTGATTTGTACAGACTTCATGCTTTGCAATAGAAACTAGACCGATTGGAGCACGACTTGACATAAGTACAGAATTTGTTGGCAGTATACTTGTACTACAAGAATCAAAACCTTGCTTTGTTATATTGCGTTCACCTTGATACACAAACTTTGATTGTTGGTCAGACAAATCCTTTTGAGTTATCCAAACTATATCACCACCATAATTTGCTTCGACGGCTGTTGAAGGTGTCGCACCATTCTTTATTTCTGCAAAATCGATTAGATTTTCAACTTCCCAACCAATAGGAATTTCTCTTTTGAGGCGTTCATTATAGGTCATAGCTCCGCCACTTGATTTATACGGCTTGCCATCCTCATTCGGGAAGTCAAACTGTACAAACCAATAGTCGTAGAGTTGCTTTGCCATCGCCTCTAAATTATCATTTATGAATTAGAAAGATTAAGCCAGATACTTTAAAGAAAATTAGGGTTCCACAATTTGCTTCTTTTTAAATATTTTTCTTTCAAGAATTGCCATATTGCCATATCAGCTAGTAATCTCTCTGATTACAAAGCTGTTAGGTGTATGGCAATTCTTTATTTTTAGGGGTTATCTGCCATATTCGGGCGTTTTTGAGGCATTTTTTGAGAAAAACACAGAAAGTATTGAGCAAAAAAGCATTTTTTCGGTTCAATGCTTGGGGATTTCAATCTTTTTTCGTAACTTCGCCATCGATGCGGAAGAAATTACGTCCCGACGTAGCATCTGATACATCGCGACGTAACAACAACTGCGTCACGACGCAGCATCAGATACGTCGCGACGCAGTTTCAGATACATCCTGGCTTAGCAAGTAATGCTTTCCGAAGTCCAAGTGAGCCTCTTTTGAACCCCCAAGTAAGCCTACTCAAACATTACGTAAGCCTCACTCGAAAAAGAAATAACTTTAATAACAGGACAGATGAAAATAACAGTCATCAGAACCAACCGGCAACACCAGCTTTGCGTTACCAACAGAAGTATCGGACACCTTTTGGAGCGTATGCTCAAAGATGATTCCAAGTTTACCATCCAGAAATTCAGAGATATGGTTCCTTCCATGAATTTCGGTTACGATGGGTATAAAGACATGCCCACCTGGCACCGGGTATACCCTGCCGCCGAGTTTCAGAAAGATGAGAACGGGAATCTCAGGATGAAGGCATTCAACGGCCTCTTGCTCCTATCGTTCAGGAATATACTGAAACCTGAAGACGTCCAGCTCGTGAAGAAACAAGCTGCCTTTCTCCCCTCCACCCTCATTGCCGTGACCGGAGCCGATGGCAGAAGCGTGGAAATACTGGTGAAATTCTCCGATGAAAAGGGTGAACTGCCTACAGATGAAGAACATGCCGACCGACTCTACCAAAGTGCATACCGACACATCCTGCCCATCTACCAGTCTGTCATCCATGCCGAGATAGCCAGCCAAAAGCCTTCGATAAGAAGCTATTTCCTCCTTACGCTCGATACCCAACCCTATTATAATCCTCAGGCTGTCGCCTTGAAAGTAGACGAGAAACTGATGCTTCAGGAACCAACCCCATCCATACCTGAGGCTAAAAGCGACCCGACTGACAAGAAAGAAAAAGGCATGAAAGGCTCGAAAGAGAACATCGAGAAGATGATGAAATATCTGAACGAGAAGTATGACCTGAGATACAACATGGTGATGAAATATACCGAATATGTACCGAAGGACAAGGAATGGATTGGATTTCAAGCCGTGGAACCGAGAGTACAGAAGAGTCTGACACTAGAAGTGCAACTGGCAGGTATCAACGTCAGCATCAAGGACGTTAGAAATTTCCTGGAATCCAATTTCATCAAGAACTATAATCCCGTAGAGGAATTTCTGTTCATCTGTTATGACAACTGGGACGGCAAGGACCATATACGTGCCTTGGCACGTACCGTGCCTACCAACAACCCGCACTGGGAAGACTGGTTCTACACCTGGTTTCTAGCCATGGTGGAGCAATGGCACAACCGCACCGGCAGACAGTATGGCAACAGCGTGGCTCCCCTGCTCATATCCAAACAGGGCTACAACAAGAGTACTTTCTGCCGCCGTCTGATTCCACCCCAGCTGCAATGGGGCTACACCGATAATCTGATTCTCTCTGAGAAGAGACAGGTGTTGCAGGCTATGAGCCAGTGCCTACTTATCAATCTGGATGAATTCAACCAGATTTCAGCCAAGGTACAACAGGGATTCCTGAAAAATCTCATCCAGTTGCCAAACGTGAAATACAAGCCACCCTATGGCAGCCATGTACAGGAGTTCCCCCGCACCGCCTCCTTCATCGCCACAAGCAATATGGACGACATCCTGACCGATCCTTCCGGCAACCGCCGATTCATCGGTATCGAACTGACGGGTCCTATTGATGTAAGCGTGCGCCCCAACTATCAGCAACTCTTTGCCCAAGCAGAAAAGGCAATCTGGAATGGAGAAAAGACCTATTTTGATGCAGAACAGACGGCTCTCATCATGGAGAACAACAGGCGATACCAGCAAATAGATCCAGTCATGCAATGCTTCAGCGAGAGTTTTACGCCAACAGAAGACGAAAATGAGGGTACTTTCATGACTGCCGCCGCCATTTTTAGCGAGTTAAAGGCGAAATATGGGGCATCATTGGAAGCAAAAAGCCTTCTTTCGTTCGGTCGATGCCTGAAGAACATCGATGGACTAAAGAGGAAAAGAACGATGAAAGGTACTGAGTATCTGGTTATTAGGCGAAAATAGCATTAAATTCTCACTATAACAATATATGGCAATTCCCGGCGCTTTTCCGAGAATTGCCATACGTACTTTTACGCTGAGTATCAACCATTTGCACATACAACATGGCAATATGGCAATTAAAACAACGCATTCAAACTTTTTTTATTTTTTCTTCACCAGTCTAATGACATATCCAGACCAAAGGCACCATACGGCAAGTATTCCCATTACGAAGATAAATATATATGTAGCAATACTACCTATGAAGATTCTACCGCTATGAGCCTCCAGAGCCACATTCCATAATGACATGGGCAGTTGGTTCATATAAGCGGGTTGTGGCGCAAAGTCGGTTCCTTCATTATACTCAGCAATGACAGGCGTATCAGAGAAATCCTGGCTCATACCTGCTATCGCTTTTTTTCCGAATGGTGCGCCAGCGTTCTTTAAAGCAGCTTTCCCGGTAGAATAATCAACGGTTGTCCCCTTTACTCTATCCCAAACAAAGAGACCACTAAACGAACCGCAATACCATTTACCATCTTTGCTTTGCTGAAGGACATTCAATCCCATAACACTGACTGGTGGAGTATTGGAGATGGACTCCAACTTTCCGGTCTGGAAATTCACGGAAAAGAAACCATCCGAGGTTGACAAGAGCCAGTCACCGAACTTTTCATCATAACGTACCACACGGAGTTTGTCATTCCAAGGGTTCTTACTATGAAGCGTCGTCCCAGGAATAGACGGCATCTTGTTCAACACCAAGGCTATCATCACAGGTGGACGAAGGCACCAACCTGTCAGGGCTATCAACAAAGTAAGCATGATGGTATATCGGCCTATTTTGTCATGCCATTGTAGCGAAAAGCGAAGCAACCTCTTCTGTTTAGGCTTTAACCAGAAGATAAGACCTGAGATGCAGAGCAACACCAGGATGATGGCAATGCCATCTACGATGAGTTTACCAATGCTGCCAAACAACTCTCCACTGTGAAGCAGCCATATCGTACGAAAGACTGTAACTTTCCCATCATACTCCTTTGGCATAGGCAATTCTATCCGGTGGAAGTTCTGATAAGGTGGCAAGGAAACATAAGCATAGGAGCGGCTGAGAACCAAAAGCGTATCTCCATGAGCAGAAATGTCGCTCAACTTCTCTTCCAGCTCTGTTGGAAGAGTTACGCTTTTCCATATTTTGTGACTCCCCAACCGGTAAAGTGCAAATGGAGATACCGACCAGACAGAACCATCATCCGTTCTGATAACATTTCTTATCTGTCGGCAGTCTGCTCCTGCCGGAATCCCCTTATTAAAGTCCCTGAATGTGGATGCTGTAGAATCCGTTTGCCAGATTCCCCCGTTTCCATACAGCAATATGGCATCATCCAAAGCAAGCGTTCCTCTCAGCAACCCGCCATTCCAATTCTTGAATTCATAGCGACTTGGCAGATATTTCCTGCTCACGTCCACATCTTTGATAAGCGAACGGTGGTTGAGCAAAATACCCGACAAGCAGAACATCAGCATGAAAAAGCTCATACCGATGCCTAACCATTTATGTTGTTTTCTCCAAGTTATTTTCTTATTTAGCATATTCATAATCATTATTACTATCTTGAATCAGGCTGCAAAGGTACATATTTCTAAGAAGGTATGCAATACCTAAAAATAATGATAATGAGGATCTGGCAGTTTTTTTTTCTAAAAATATTTGGTAATTTCAAATTTTCGCCTTATCTTTGCACCCAATATCAGAAAAATCTCGGGGTTGACTGGATTTGACGGCGAGATGAAATGGTACGTAAGCATGCGGAGGCTCGTTGGCTACCTCCTTAATCCTAGTGAACAAAAAATTAATTGGCGAAAATAACTACGCTCTCGCTGCCTAGTCGAAGTATAGTAAACTAGCTTTATTCCAGCACAGGGTGCTGGAACGAGACATCGCTCAACGGATGTTGTTCCGAATCTTGTTGATCAAGCGGTGCAGGTAAATCGGAAATAGTTCATGTACGCCTCGTTGCATGGATGAAATTTTAGAGGATAAGGGTATGATTGGTGGTCCAGGTCCTGTCATGCCTCGAAAACCGAAGGCTGGAATAAGCATGTAGAAAGCGTATGGTTTCCTTGTGCGGACGAGGGTTCGAATCCCTCCAGCTCCACCCTATTTGATAGAAACAAAAAACTCGCAGATTCTTTCTTTAGAATTTGCGAGTTTTTATTTTGCTATTATTGTTTTCTCAAACTTTCACGATACTTCAGAGGTGACATGTGTAGATGCTCTCTTACATATTTACCGAAGAATGAAGTATTGGAGAAGCCCAGTATACCTGAAATCTCCTTGATTGTTTTCGTTGTAGAACGGAGATAATAGGTGATATCAGCAAGCGTATACTCCGTAATCCACTCGATGGCTGTCTTGCCGGAATGGCGCTTGCAGATGATGGAGAGATATTTTGGCGTGATGCAAAGCTGCTGCGCAAAATATTCTACAGGCTGATGCTTGATTTCGCTCTGCTGCAACATCTCCAGGAACTTATCAAAAAAATCGCTGGCACTGGTTCCCAAAGTTTCTTTCGGGAGATCTGTCAGCAAAAGATTGCTCACGGCAAGAAGAGCACTCTTCAGGAGCGTCTCCACTATCTCACGGCGATAAGGTTTCCACGAACTGCGGTCGTTGAACTTCGGATCCAGACAGAGGCGCACCAAGTCGGTAAACTTAGAATAGAATACCATATCCACCTCATTCATCTTCAACACCGAAACCTTGCTCACATACATGGCACGGTTCCATACCGAGATATGAGAACGAAGAATACCAAGCAAGCCGTGATTGCTGACACACATGGCTGTGCATGCAAAATCTTCCGACACCTCTTTGATGTCGAGAATAGAGTTAGGCGGACTGATAAATATATCGCCCTTCTCTACCACGATTTCCCGTCCATTGAGTTCAGCTTTCAGGCTACCTCTCTGACAGGATGCAATCATGTTCATCTGGAATCTCATAGGGTCGGGGTTCTGCAACACCTTGACATTATCTATAATCAAGATGTCCTCATCCAGATAGCTCGCACTGATTTCTGCACTCTGTGCGAACTCACCTTCTTCGATACGCTGCCTGACGTCCTTCTGTTCTTTCATTAATATGTTTTTTTAATTTCTTCACTCTTCGTTCTTCACTCTTCCCTATCAAAAAGCCTCTCTGTATTTATTTTCGTCCTTATCCTCCAACATAGAGAGATAACTCTGATAGCGGCTAGCTGCAATATAATGTTCCTCAACCGCCTTGATTACCGCGCACCCCGGTTCGTGGGTATGGGTACAGTCAGAGAACTTACAATCCTGAGAGAACTTGAAGATTTCCTTAAAATAGCTGGTCAGCTCTTCCTTTTCGATATCAAAGGTACCAAAGCCCTTGATGCCCGGAGTATCAATGAGATAACCACCTTCCGGCAGTTCCAGCATCTCACTGAAGGTTGTGGTATGCATTCCGCTATTATGCACCTCGCTGATTTCGGCGGTACGCTGCTCTGCATCAGGAATGAGCTGGTTGATGAGGGTTGACTTTCCTACCCCGCTGTTGCCGCTCAACAAAGATTTCTTATCCTTGATAAGAGGTCGCAACAGTTCAACACCTTCGCCTGTAGCTGCCGACAATTCGATACATTTATATCCGATGGTTTCATAGAGCGTACACATCATCTTCTCGTAATGCAATTCTTCTTCTGAAAGTATGTCACTTTTATTGAAGATGATGATAACAGGCACTCTATAGGCCTCAGCGCCAGCCAGAAATCGGTCGATGAAGGTAGTAGAAGTCTGCGGATAATTCACCGTTACCACAAGCAGTGCCTGGTCTACATTAGCAGCCAGAATATGACTCTGCTTACTGAGGTTAGGTGATTTACGAATGATATAGTTTTGGCGGTCTTCGATAGAAGAGATAAATGCCGTACCCTCCTGGTTGGTAATAAGCTGCACATAATCACCTACAGCCACAGGATTGGTGCTGCGGATGCCCTTCAATCTGAAATTGCCCTTGATTTTACTTTCTATCAGCTGGCCATCGTCTGTCTTGACGGTGTACCAGCTGCCTGTATTTTTAATAACGAGTCCTCTCATTATCACTTATTAAATAATGTAAGTCCAGAATGATTTAGACTGTCATGATTTCCTTTTCCTTCTCGTCCATCAGGTTTTCGAGCTGCTTGATGTACTTGTCGTGGAGTTTCTGCAAATCGTTCTCAGCATCCTTCTCCAAGTCTTCAGAAAGTCCATCCTTGATAGCTTTCTTCAACTTCTCCTTGATTTCCTGGCGCACGTTGCGCACCTCAATCTTAGCACGCTCAGCAATCTTGTTACACTGCTTTACGAGTTCCTTACGGCGCTCACCTGTTGGCTGAGGAATACCCAGACGTACGATTTCGCCATTGTTCTCAGGAGTGATACCTACACCACTATCCATAATAGCCTTTTCGATATCCTTGATAGCTTTTTTGTCCCAAGGGCGGATAGCGATAGTACGGGCATCAGGGGTTGTAACTGTAGCTACCTGGTTCAGAGGAACCATACTGCCATAACTATTTACGCGCACACCATCGAGGATGGCTACATTAGCACGACCAGCACGAACATGAGAGAGTTCCTCTGCGAGATACATTGCTGCCATCTCCATACGCTCTGCTGCAGAATTCAAAGTTTCTTTAACGTCTATCATAATTATATGTTTTTATTTTATTAATTCTAATCTTTTCAGTTCTTCGCCCACATAGTTGGTGAGTTCTACAAACTGCTGGATAGTGAGCTGTTCAGGACGCTTGGTCATGATGTCTGTGGTGTAGAAATCCTCGCGTGGGGTTACACCCGGGAACATCTGCTTGAGGCTTACACGGAGCATCTTGCGACGCTGGTTGAAGACTGTCTTTACCAGACGCTTAAACAGTTTTTCATCACAGCCAAGGTCAGTCACCTTGTTACGAGTCATACGGATTACCGCACTCTTTACCTTTGGTGGTGGGTTGAATACATTCTCATCTACCGTAAAGAGATATTCCACATCATACCATGCCTGGATGAGCACACTGAGGATACCATAGGCTTTGTTGCCTGGTTCTGATGCCATACGCAATGCCACCTCGCGCTGAATCATTCCGGTACAGCAAGGAATGAGATCCTTGTAATCGAGCATCTTAAAGAATATCTGCGATGAGATATCGTATGGATAATTACCTGTCAGTACAAACTGCTTTCCATCGAATATCTGGTTCAAATCCATTCTCAGGAAGTCTTCACCGATGATATTATCCTTGAGTATCGGGAAATTCTCATGAAGATACGCCACCGACTCCGAGTCGATTTCCACCGCCTTGACGGGTCTTGGTTTCTCTACGAGATATTGGGTAAGAACGCCCATACCTGGTCCGATTTCGAGAACAGGTATATCCGGGCAGGCATCCACCGTATCGGCGATGCGCTTTGCTATATTGAGGTCGGTCAAGAAGTGCTGACCGAGATTCTTCTTAGGCTTTACAGCTTTCATATCTTATCTTTATATTATATATTTTGCAAAAATACGATTATTTTTTGAGAATCCACACGAAGTATGCGATTTTTTTTATCTTTTTGGGTAAAAAAGGGAAAGAGCCACTTGTTTCTTAAAAAAAAGGCTATACTTTTAGCCATAAATGGCGCCCAAGCGTTTATTTATGCTAAAAATATGCAGATTCGAACGATATTGTCAATAAAAGTATTATCTTTGCATCTAATTATGGATATAAAGAAGATAGCAAACAACATATGGAAGGTGGCTTTGTCGCTCATTCTGGGTGGCGCCATCCTTTATTGGATGTATCGCGGATTCGACTTCAAGCAAGTAGAAGATGTTCTGCTTCACAAGATGAGTTGGACCTGGATGCTGCTGTCGTTCCCTTTTGGCATCTCTGCCCAGGTGTTCAGAGGATGGAGATGGAAACAGTCGCTGGAGCCATTAGGCGAGAAGGCCCGCTCCAGTATCAGCATCTACTCCATCTTCCTGTCCTATGCTCTGAGTCTTGTAATTCCTCGTGCGGGCGAGTTTGCCAGATGCGGCGTATTGAAGAAATGGGATGATGTTTCGTTTCCGAAAGCCTTGGGTACCGTCGTTACTGAAAGAGCCATTGATTCACTCCTCGTGCTGCTGATTACGGCGCTGGTCTTTGTGATGCAGATTCCGGTATTCCTCAATTTCTTTGAGAAAACAGGTACGAGCATGGACAGTTTACTCTGCCAGTTTACAGCCACAGGTTACATTGTGACTGCTATCTGTGGCATAGCAGTACTCATCCTGGCTCACTATCTGCTCAAGCGACTCGCTATATATAATAAGGTGAAAGCAACACTGGGAGGACTCTGGCAAGGTATCATCTCGCTGAAAGGTGTCAGAAATGTACCGCTCTACATCGCCCTTACACTGGGCATCTGGTTGAGCTATTTCTTCCACTACTATCTTACCTTCCAATGCTTCGAGGCAACCTCCCATCTCAATCTGATGTGCGGTCTGGTGACATTCATCGTGGGCAGCATAGCGGTCATCGTACCTACTCCAAACGGAGCCGGACCTTGGCATTTTGCCGTCAAGACAATGCTCATACTCTATGGCATTCAGGCAAACGATGCCCTCTTCTTCGTTCTCATCGTACACTCCGTGCAAACCCTGCTTGTAGTCCTTTTGGGAATCTATGCCTGGATAGCACTGGCGTTTACCGGGAAAGTTAAAAGATAAAAGTTAAGAGTTAAAAGTTAATAGTTGATAGCGGCTACGCCGTATAGCGCGAATGCCCTATAAACTATTAACTATAAATTTTAAATTAAATAAATATGGCTGACATTAAGAATTTGAACCCAGTTGAAATCTGGCGTAACTTTGACAAGTTAACACAAGTTCCACGTCCATCTGGACATTTGGAAAAGATTCAGGCTTATTTGCTCGATTGGGCAAAAGAAGCAGGTGTAGAGGCTTTCCAAGACCCAGCAGGCAACATCGTGATGCGCAAACCTGCTACTCCAGGTATGGAGAACCGCAAAGGCATTATTATGCAGGCGCACATGGACATGGTTCCTCAGAAAGCACCAGACAGCAAGCA of Segatella copri contains these proteins:
- a CDS encoding restriction endonuclease subunit S produces the protein MEYKTYKLGTCFSLIENGAIIKQRKEAKGFPITRIETLSHGKFNRDKLGHADIFDTTPYKRYILEDKDLIMSHINSRAFLGRTVLYRKKGNEQIIHGMNVLRIKTNEQFLDPVFASYLFKTSHFKKAIDSIRKDAINQSSINIFDICNIQISLPSITEQRKISHALQLIDKKIETNHLINDNLPLPDHSLREARVRRAA
- a CDS encoding restriction endonuclease subunit S → MKEYKLSQLLEIKNGKDHKELPDGEYPVFGSGGVMRFVNEYLYDKPSILLPRKGSLDNIQYCDVPFWTVDTLYYTVVNEELANPYFLYRYLKLLDLSRLDSGTGVPSMTFDSYYGIKVMLPKIEEQKRIASVLQKLDAKIKLNCQINDNLEAMAKQLYDYWFVQFDFPNEEGKPYKSSGGAMVWNDKLKREIPKEWMASNYTDLFTIGNGQTMPQNEGLVPAYGGNGIVKMVEISNYPACIIIGRVGANCGSIHYSKVPCWVSDNAISICSKNDDWQPFLFYSLKLYNLSKNKGGSSQPLITHEALKHLYFPMSEKHINQFCHIVNELQDLIYSNQQEILKLTKQRDELLPLLMNGQATVNYHLSDD
- the xerA gene encoding site-specific tyrosine recombinase/integron integrase; this encodes MKKELIKNVLDGMRSVLSEEHLKLLHDTMEVALENFDVCLKLSDGENREKENAELLDVFISAKKIEGCSDKTIHYYKSSIEKLMAAVSKKVQEITTNDIRCYLAEQQENHHLSKVTIDNLRRIFSSFFSWLEDEDYIVKSPVRRIHKVRTDTLVKEVLSDESMEILRDSCQELRDIAMIDLLASTGMRVGELVKMNREDIDFHERQCVVFGKGNKEREVYFNARTKIHLKKYLDERTDDNPALFVSLAKPHTRLTISGVEVRLRNLGKRASLSKVHPHKFRRTLATMAIDKGMPIEQVQKLLGHVKIDTTLHYAMVNQANVKMAHRKYLN
- a CDS encoding restriction endonuclease subunit S; protein product: MAKQLYDYWFVQFDFPNEDGKPYKSSGGAMTYNERLKREIPIGWEVENLIDFAEIKNGATPSTAVEANYGGDIVWITQKDLSDQQSKFVYQGERNITKQGFDSCSTSILPTNSVLMSSRAPIGLVSIAKHEVCTNQGFKSFIPKSISDSIYLYYYINHHIKQIEQLGTGTTFKEVSRDDLCKFPILTIGAKNIYVQWIELQNGIADKQLALTKEIAALTKQRDELLPLLMNGQATVNYHLLQ
- a CDS encoding VapE domain-containing protein, translated to MKITVIRTNRQHQLCVTNRSIGHLLERMLKDDSKFTIQKFRDMVPSMNFGYDGYKDMPTWHRVYPAAEFQKDENGNLRMKAFNGLLLLSFRNILKPEDVQLVKKQAAFLPSTLIAVTGADGRSVEILVKFSDEKGELPTDEEHADRLYQSAYRHILPIYQSVIHAEIASQKPSIRSYFLLTLDTQPYYNPQAVALKVDEKLMLQEPTPSIPEAKSDPTDKKEKGMKGSKENIEKMMKYLNEKYDLRYNMVMKYTEYVPKDKEWIGFQAVEPRVQKSLTLEVQLAGINVSIKDVRNFLESNFIKNYNPVEEFLFICYDNWDGKDHIRALARTVPTNNPHWEDWFYTWFLAMVEQWHNRTGRQYGNSVAPLLISKQGYNKSTFCRRLIPPQLQWGYTDNLILSEKRQVLQAMSQCLLINLDEFNQISAKVQQGFLKNLIQLPNVKYKPPYGSHVQEFPRTASFIATSNMDDILTDPSGNRRFIGIELTGPIDVSVRPNYQQLFAQAEKAIWNGEKTYFDAEQTALIMENNRRYQQIDPVMQCFSESFTPTEDENEGTFMTAAAIFSELKAKYGASLEAKSLLSFGRCLKNIDGLKRKRTMKGTEYLVIRRK
- a CDS encoding PepSY domain-containing protein, whose protein sequence is MLNKKITWRKQHKWLGIGMSFFMLMFCLSGILLNHRSLIKDVDVSRKYLPSRYEFKNWNGGLLRGTLALDDAILLYGNGGIWQTDSTASTFRDFNKGIPAGADCRQIRNVIRTDDGSVWSVSPFALYRLGSHKIWKSVTLPTELEEKLSDISAHGDTLLVLSRSYAYVSLPPYQNFHRIELPMPKEYDGKVTVFRTIWLLHSGELFGSIGKLIVDGIAIILVLLCISGLIFWLKPKQKRLLRFSLQWHDKIGRYTIMLTLLIALTGWCLRPPVMIALVLNKMPSIPGTTLHSKNPWNDKLRVVRYDEKFGDWLLSTSDGFFSVNFQTGKLESISNTPPVSVMGLNVLQQSKDGKWYCGSFSGLFVWDRVKGTTVDYSTGKAALKNAGAPFGKKAIAGMSQDFSDTPVIAEYNEGTDFAPQPAYMNQLPMSLWNVALEAHSGRIFIGSIATYIFIFVMGILAVWCLWSGYVIRLVKKK
- a CDS encoding helix-turn-helix domain-containing protein, translated to MKEQKDVRQRIEEGEFAQSAEISASYLDEDILIIDNVKVLQNPDPMRFQMNMIASCQRGSLKAELNGREIVVEKGDIFISPPNSILDIKEVSEDFACTAMCVSNHGLLGILRSHISVWNRAMYVSKVSVLKMNEVDMVFYSKFTDLVRLCLDPKFNDRSSWKPYRREIVETLLKSALLAVSNLLLTDLPKETLGTSASDFFDKFLEMLQQSEIKHQPVEYFAQQLCITPKYLSIICKRHSGKTAIEWITEYTLADITYYLRSTTKTIKEISGILGFSNTSFFGKYVREHLHMSPLKYRESLRKQ